A region of Candidatus Eisenbacteria bacterium DNA encodes the following proteins:
- a CDS encoding enoyl-CoA hydratase-related protein yields the protein MAYENILYEKKDRVGIVTLNRPKVLNALNVATMDELRRVVLEIKHDDSVGAVIFTGSGEKAFVAGADIKEFLGLSPEGARRFSLAGQHVFRLIEKLGKPSIAAINGFALGGGCELALACTVRVASENAKMGQPELNLGLIPGYGGTQRLARLVGRGIAMELVLSARFVDAQEALRIGLVNKITPPEKLMESCEEMARGFVSKGALALRYAMEAIDEGLQVSLDEGAYIEANMFGLCFATEDMKEGVTAFLEKRQPNFKGK from the coding sequence ATGGCTTACGAGAACATTCTCTACGAGAAGAAGGACAGGGTTGGAATCGTCACGTTGAACAGGCCCAAGGTTCTGAATGCTCTCAATGTTGCGACGATGGACGAGCTCCGACGCGTCGTGCTTGAAATAAAACATGACGATTCGGTGGGAGCAGTGATATTCACCGGCAGCGGCGAGAAGGCCTTCGTGGCGGGTGCGGACATAAAGGAATTTCTCGGCCTCAGTCCCGAGGGAGCCCGACGATTCTCGCTCGCCGGGCAACACGTATTTCGTTTGATAGAGAAGCTCGGCAAGCCCTCGATAGCCGCCATCAACGGTTTCGCTCTGGGCGGAGGTTGCGAGCTGGCGCTTGCGTGCACGGTGAGAGTCGCCTCCGAGAACGCGAAGATGGGTCAGCCGGAACTGAACCTAGGGCTTATCCCGGGGTACGGAGGAACGCAGAGGCTGGCGAGGCTCGTCGGTAGAGGAATCGCGATGGAGCTCGTTCTGTCCGCGAGGTTTGTCGACGCCCAGGAAGCTCTGCGCATCGGACTTGTGAACAAGATAACGCCTCCCGAAAAGCTCATGGAGTCGTGTGAGGAGATGGCGAGGGGATTCGTTTCCAAGGGGGCTCTGGCGCTTCGCTATGCCATGGAGGCGATCGACGAGGGTCTTCAGGTTTCGCTTGACGAAGGCGCCTACATAGAGGCAAACATGTTTGGGCTTTGCTTTGCCACCGAGGACATGAAAGAAGGTGTCACCGCGTTCCTGGAAAAGAGACAGCCGAATTTCAAAGGGAAGTGA
- a CDS encoding YCF48-related protein — MKACRSSTVVVSTIVIAGCLALVGCSLGLLLAGCGGEPTSPRAKALVYVNSIPARALIHLDAVSTGKLTPDSVLVREGDHTLTLTLDGYRDSTVSFSTAREDTVSLDVRLTAIEGTFTWSRVTGIDAAVYGIDFATLTYGCGVGEAGNVFRTSSAGASWVQLNAGTSEDLLSVSFASPSVGWACGTNGVILKTTDYGDTWTSWPSTTSQDLHDVCFVNASNGWAVGDSGKILRSTDGGLSWSPRTSNTTKNLSAVYFLDITHGWVVGGNLAGEGQVILRSTNGGVTWQSSSTVSTSCLRDVFFFTSEIGLCVGDDGLVLRSTNGGISWESMGSVGSLSLRALTAWSSTDYWAVGYEYGAVGYVFRSADGGLTWYLFEETPQGLLCVDAIQGSPNGWAGSLSGLWGYE; from the coding sequence ATGAAGGCTTGCCGCTCGTCGACGGTCGTGGTGTCGACTATTGTGATTGCAGGATGTCTCGCTCTGGTCGGTTGCTCGCTCGGCCTTCTCCTGGCCGGATGCGGAGGGGAGCCTACCAGCCCGCGCGCAAAAGCCCTCGTTTACGTGAACTCAATACCCGCAAGGGCCTTGATACATCTTGATGCGGTGAGCACCGGGAAGCTCACTCCCGACAGTGTTCTGGTTCGCGAGGGAGATCACACGCTCACCCTGACGCTCGACGGCTACAGGGATTCCACCGTTTCTTTTTCGACGGCCCGCGAGGACACCGTCAGTCTTGACGTCAGACTCACGGCAATCGAAGGCACTTTCACTTGGAGTCGCGTGACGGGAATCGACGCCGCGGTCTACGGCATTGACTTCGCCACCCTGACCTACGGTTGTGGGGTCGGGGAGGCCGGAAACGTTTTCAGGACTTCCAGCGCCGGTGCGAGCTGGGTGCAACTGAACGCCGGGACGAGCGAGGACTTGTTGTCCGTGAGCTTCGCTTCGCCCTCGGTCGGATGGGCCTGCGGGACAAACGGGGTCATTCTGAAGACCACGGACTACGGCGACACGTGGACTTCCTGGCCCAGCACGACCAGCCAGGACCTTCACGACGTGTGCTTTGTCAACGCCAGCAACGGTTGGGCGGTGGGAGATTCCGGCAAGATTCTACGCAGCACGGACGGTGGTCTTTCGTGGAGCCCTCGAACCAGCAATACCACGAAGAACCTTTCGGCCGTCTACTTCCTTGACATCACGCACGGGTGGGTGGTCGGCGGCAATCTGGCGGGCGAGGGGCAAGTGATCCTTAGAAGCACAAACGGCGGCGTCACGTGGCAGTCGAGCTCCACGGTTTCCACCTCTTGCCTCAGAGATGTGTTCTTCTTCACGTCCGAGATTGGCCTCTGTGTCGGCGACGACGGTCTTGTACTTCGCTCCACCAACGGCGGCATTTCCTGGGAGTCGATGGGCAGCGTGGGGTCTCTTTCGCTACGCGCCTTGACCGCATGGAGCAGCACCGATTACTGGGCCGTCGGCTACGAATATGGTGCGGTCGGTTACGTGTTCAGAAGCGCCGATGGCGGTCTCACGTGGTATCTCTTTGAAGAAACCCCGCAAGGCCTCCTGTGCGTCGACGCAATCCAGGGTTCGCCGAACGGCTGGGCAGGAAGTCTGTCCGGGCTCTGGGGGTACGAGTAG
- a CDS encoding MFS transporter, protein MGVRVRISLGSVLRVRSFLALSIGQTVSQFGDRLNHMALIALVSEMMPGSTFKFSKLMIFVTLPGLVFGPISGVFIDRWNKKKVLFFCDLMRGSLVLLIPFIPSSNVIFAVVFLVFSAGLFYSPAKNALVPSVIAKRKILMAGSVTTFTARASTVIGAVAGGMIVGYFGWRTSFYLDSISYVFSAAMLLLVTYHPAARPEEEIVSSIPTPRLGGFQVFLRESKKLFLEVWEGIKFAFSHKPTVFVFSSAIAMALAGGSLYVLVIVLVKEVLGKGIEGLGTLIGSLGVGMILGSVITGRFGHVTTQRRIVLWGLAVFAALIVVFARVKSLVWMNTLACISGVALSPVLICLDTLLQKSVPQQFRGRVFSARDAILNGGFLISSVLIGLLAENLDKAKTLTFVGVALLAVVIVVRQTSRGLTEE, encoded by the coding sequence TTGGGAGTTCGTGTACGAATCAGTCTTGGCAGTGTACTGCGGGTCAGAAGCTTCCTGGCTCTGAGCATCGGGCAGACAGTCTCCCAGTTCGGTGACAGGCTCAACCACATGGCCCTCATCGCGCTTGTCTCGGAGATGATGCCCGGCTCCACGTTCAAGTTCTCAAAGCTCATGATCTTTGTCACGCTCCCCGGCCTCGTGTTCGGTCCCATATCCGGCGTTTTCATCGACAGATGGAACAAGAAGAAAGTTCTCTTCTTCTGCGACCTGATGAGAGGGTCGTTGGTTCTCCTCATACCCTTCATTCCCTCATCCAACGTCATCTTCGCCGTCGTGTTTCTTGTCTTCTCTGCGGGCCTGTTCTACTCGCCGGCAAAGAACGCTCTCGTTCCCAGCGTGATAGCGAAGAGAAAGATACTGATGGCGGGTTCGGTCACAACCTTCACGGCGAGAGCTTCGACGGTGATCGGCGCCGTTGCGGGCGGAATGATAGTGGGCTACTTCGGCTGGAGAACAAGCTTCTATCTCGATTCCATTTCCTACGTTTTCTCGGCGGCGATGTTGCTTCTCGTGACTTATCATCCTGCGGCGCGCCCGGAAGAGGAAATCGTGTCCTCTATTCCGACTCCCCGGTTGGGTGGATTCCAGGTTTTTTTGAGGGAGTCCAAGAAGCTTTTCTTGGAAGTGTGGGAGGGAATAAAGTTTGCTTTCTCACACAAGCCCACCGTGTTTGTTTTCTCGAGCGCAATCGCGATGGCTCTTGCGGGAGGCAGCCTCTACGTTCTCGTTATTGTCTTGGTGAAGGAAGTGTTGGGTAAGGGAATAGAGGGGCTCGGCACATTGATCGGCTCGCTCGGCGTGGGCATGATACTTGGCTCGGTGATAACCGGTAGATTCGGGCACGTCACCACACAGAGACGCATTGTCCTTTGGGGACTCGCAGTGTTTGCCGCTCTGATCGTGGTTTTCGCCAGAGTGAAGAGCCTCGTGTGGATGAACACACTGGCGTGTATTTCCGGTGTGGCGCTGTCACCGGTGCTGATTTGTCTCGACACGTTGCTTCAGAAGTCCGTGCCGCAGCAATTTCGTGGAAGAGTTTTCAGCGCGCGTGACGCGATTCTCAACGGAGGGTTTCTTATTTCGAGCGTCCTCATCGGTCTCCTGGCAGAGAATCTGGACAAGGCGAAAACGTTGACCTTTGTCGGCGTTGCGCTTCTGGCGGTCGTGATTGTCGTAAGGCAAACGTCGAGAGGGCTGACAGAGGAGTAG